One Ricinus communis isolate WT05 ecotype wild-type chromosome 1, ASM1957865v1, whole genome shotgun sequence DNA window includes the following coding sequences:
- the LOC8275434 gene encoding non-specific lipid transfer protein GPI-anchored 15: MASSRIRIGLVLVLVTMIYGGAMAQSGCNSVVTNLASCLNYITGNSSTPSASCCSNLANVVQSSPQCLCSLLNNSGPSLGITINQTLALSLPGACKVQTPPISQCKAATAPTISAAPPTSAASPTTSVTPPVSSPTNSPPGSSNETPEPAITPSASNVPPSSGTGAGSKTIPSTTDGTSDGSIIKAPLHFMLLAFFLLWSGSTITKF, translated from the exons ATGGCTTCAAGTAGGATTCGCATTGGCCTAGTCCTGGTCCTTGTGACCATGATATATGGTGGAGCCATGGCTCAGTCAGGCTGCAACAGTGTAGTCACAAACTTGGCCTCATGCCTGAACTATATTACAGGAAATTCATCGACTCCATCAGCTTCTTGCTGCTCGAACCTAGCTAATGTCGTCCAATCATCACCACAATGCCTTTGCTCGCTGCTCAATAACAGCGGTCCTTCTCTTGGAATCACCATAAACCAAACTCTTGCTCTGTCTCTCCCTGGTGCTTGTAAGGTGCAAACCCCACCAATTAGCCAGTGTAAAG CTGCCACCGCACCCACGATTTCTGCAGCTCCACCTACTTCAGCAGCTTCACCAACAACTTCAGTAACTCCGCCAGTAAGTTCACCAACCAATTCTCCACCAGGTTCATCCAATGAAACACCTGAGCCTGCAATAACTCCATCAGCATCAAATGTTCCTCCTTCATCAG GAACTGGTGCTGGATCAAAAACAATCCCATCAACAACAGACGGAACATCAGATGGAAGTATCATCAAAGCACCCCTTCATTTCATGCTCTTGGCTTTCTTCCTTCTGTGGTCTGGTTCGACTATCACCAAATTCTGA
- the LOC8275437 gene encoding non-specific lipid transfer protein GPI-anchored 5 encodes MALKRVEMIAFLVLVMMICHGAVAQSGCTSALMGLAPCLNYVTGNSSTPSSSCCSQLATVVQSQPQCLCAMLNGGGSSLGITINQTLALSLPGACNVQTPPVSQCNAANNGPATSPIGSPLTPPADSSDDTPETPNTPSIPSFPAGGGSKIVPAAGGTSAASITRIQLHLTIFTIFTASCASNVIRF; translated from the exons ATGGCTTTAAAACGGGTTGAAATGATTGCATTTCTGGTTCTCGTGATGATGATTTGTCATGGAGCCGTCGCTCAATCAGGTTGCACCAGTGCCCTCATGGGCTTAGCCCCATGCCTAAATTATGTCACAGGAAATTCCTCAACCCCATCATCTTCATGCTGTTCACAACTGGCTACCGTTGTTCAATCTCAGCCACAGTGTCTCTGTGCAATGCTTAATGGCGGCGGCTCATCTTTAGGCATTACCATTAACCAAACACTTGCCCTGTCACTCCCCGGAGCTTGTAATGTGCAGACACCACCAGTTAGCCAGTGCAACG ctGCCAATAATGGCCCAGCAACATCACCAATAGGTTCTCCGTTGACTCCTCCAGCAGATTCTTCGGATGATACACCTGAAACTCCAAACACACCATCAATTCCAAGCTTTCCTGCAG GAGGTGGTTCTAAGATAGTCCCAGCAGCAGGTGGCACATCAGCTGCAAGCATCACAAGGATTCAACTTCATCTCAccattttcaccattttcacTGCTTCTTGTGCTTCAAATGTCATTAGATTTTGA